One window from the genome of Aquabacterium sp. A3 encodes:
- a CDS encoding DUF4442 domain-containing protein, which yields MSNRPNQLSRTVAQLQGIPLIGQWATSFALGRVVPFVGTAGLRYEVISTERVVVRIRNQRKVQNHIKGVHAAAMALLAETATGFCVGMNLPDDKLPLIKTMKIDYVRRSQGDMVAEARLRPEQIQQILSQDKGEVTVPVTITDESGEQPIQAEMIWAWVPKKRG from the coding sequence ATGTCCAACCGTCCCAACCAGCTGTCCCGTACCGTGGCCCAATTGCAGGGCATTCCCCTCATCGGGCAGTGGGCCACCAGCTTTGCCCTGGGGCGCGTGGTGCCCTTTGTCGGCACGGCCGGCCTGCGTTATGAGGTGATCAGCACCGAGCGCGTGGTGGTGCGCATCCGCAACCAGCGCAAGGTGCAGAACCACATCAAGGGCGTGCACGCGGCCGCCATGGCCCTGTTGGCCGAAACCGCCACCGGCTTTTGTGTGGGCATGAACCTGCCCGACGACAAGCTGCCGCTGATCAAGACCATGAAGATCGACTACGTGCGTCGTTCACAGGGCGACATGGTGGCCGAGGCCCGCCTGCGCCCCGAGCAGATTCAACAGATCCTGTCGCAAGACAAGGGCGAGGTGACGGTGCCCGTCACCATCACCGACGAGTCCGGCGAGCAGCCCATCCAGGCCGAGATGATCTGGGCCTGGGTGCCCAAGAAGCGGGGCTGA
- a CDS encoding DUF1501 domain-containing protein, with amino-acid sequence MSRHLTPGQASRRAFLQRGGLLSLVGAAAPWALNLASMAEAAAQSSGAQGYKALVCVFLQGGNDHANTVLPYDPAEHQAYAQARGSIALTRESLAGTLLGGTPGGRPLAWAPALAPLHSLQTEGRLATLLNIGPLVQPTSLAQYRARSVPLPPKLFSHNDQQSVWQSYGAEGSTAGWGGRTADLLLSGNGQASLTCINTAGSAVYLAGQDAVPYMVNPSGVPELSALGAPFGMFGSAACRDALQQIIGQTTQAHVLAAEHARITARALDVNARLRSALSAQAALPTAFDEGNPLAKQLRMVAQLLQARTTLSMSRQVFFVQLGGFDLHDNLSAQHPVLLGRVASALLQFQQALDALGLAQQVTTFTASDFGRTLNSNGDGSDHGWGAHHLVLGGAVQGGAVYGQWPDTVLGGAQDVGQGRLLPTTSVQQLAVALARWMGVSPSDFGLVAPGHGAFDGAALSGLLA; translated from the coding sequence ATGAGCCGTCACCTCACCCCCGGTCAGGCCAGCCGCCGCGCCTTTTTGCAACGGGGTGGCCTGTTGTCCTTGGTGGGGGCCGCTGCGCCGTGGGCCCTCAACCTGGCCAGCATGGCCGAAGCTGCTGCCCAGTCGTCTGGCGCACAAGGCTACAAGGCCCTGGTGTGTGTGTTCCTGCAGGGGGGCAATGACCACGCCAACACCGTGTTGCCCTACGACCCGGCAGAGCACCAGGCCTATGCCCAGGCGCGGGGCAGCATCGCCTTGACGCGCGAATCCCTGGCGGGCACCTTGCTGGGCGGCACACCGGGTGGGCGCCCTCTGGCATGGGCCCCGGCCTTGGCGCCCCTGCACAGCCTGCAAACCGAGGGGCGCCTGGCCACGCTGCTCAACATCGGGCCCTTGGTGCAGCCCACCAGCCTGGCGCAGTACCGGGCCCGCTCGGTGCCGCTGCCGCCCAAGCTGTTTTCGCACAACGATCAGCAATCCGTGTGGCAGTCGTACGGCGCCGAGGGCAGCACCGCCGGTTGGGGCGGGCGCACGGCCGACCTGCTGCTGTCGGGCAATGGCCAGGCCTCGCTCACCTGCATCAACACGGCCGGCAGTGCCGTGTACCTGGCAGGGCAGGACGCCGTGCCGTACATGGTCAACCCCTCGGGCGTGCCCGAGCTGTCGGCCCTGGGCGCACCCTTCGGCATGTTCGGCTCGGCGGCGTGTCGCGATGCCTTGCAGCAGATCATCGGCCAGACCACCCAGGCGCATGTGCTGGCGGCCGAGCATGCCCGCATCACGGCCCGGGCGCTGGACGTCAACGCGCGCCTGCGATCGGCGCTGTCGGCTCAGGCTGCCTTGCCCACGGCGTTTGACGAGGGCAATCCGCTGGCCAAACAACTGCGCATGGTGGCGCAACTGCTGCAGGCCCGAACCACCTTGTCGATGAGCCGGCAGGTGTTTTTCGTGCAGCTGGGCGGCTTTGATCTGCACGACAACCTCAGTGCTCAGCATCCCGTGTTGCTGGGGCGTGTGGCCTCGGCCCTGCTGCAGTTTCAGCAGGCCCTGGATGCCCTGGGCCTGGCGCAGCAGGTGACCACCTTCACCGCCAGTGATTTTGGCCGCACGCTCAACAGCAACGGTGATGGCTCGGACCATGGCTGGGGCGCGCACCACCTGGTATTGGGTGGGGCGGTGCAGGGGGGGGCGGTGTATGGCCAGTGGCCCGACACCGTGCTGGGCGGCGCGCAGGATGTGGGGCAAGGGCGCTTGCTGCCCACCACCAGCGTGCAGCAATTGGCGGTGGCCCTGGCGCGCTGGATGGGGGTGTCTCCGAGCGACTTCGGCTTGGTGGCGCCGGGCCATGGGGCGTTTGATGGTGCGGCGTTGTCGGGTTTGCTGGCCTGA
- a CDS encoding DUF1800 domain-containing protein — translation MGSTPYHPPDTPPPQPMPVHGLLRAGAALAVGSLSACGGGGEEDPSGAGRLAAAQFESMDEARASRLLSQGGLGATPDEVAAVMADGPQAWFDAQLALPLGPSMWDWARARGFDNVLYAQSDYGLDQTLWWRLATAPDVLRQRVVLALSQIFVVSPLNMVAYWRQFGCIAWWELLERHCFGNFRELLTHVTLSPAMGVYLSMRGSAKADGTGRQPDENYARELLQLFTIGLTALNTDGTPSELAQDTYDATTISELAKVFTGWDVNGFNPFNPTGPFDYWRAPMDFNAPRFDGSDKRVLGTTISASLSGPEALEAALDVIFEHPNVGPFMARQLIQRLVTSNPSPAYVSRVARVFNGEGSGQGVRGDLRAVIKAVLADEEARPELTPAVPGAPNSLSDGKLREPVLRLLQWLRLTRASSVTWDVPDLSGSDYLGQAPLRAPSVFNFYRPGYVPPNTEVAVQGLVAPEFQITNESSVMGYLNFMWEVLRTGGLGVVTPDYSDFLPLADDVPALVARLNLYLTGQALSAATVSTIEQGVQSILGSAPSERLNRVLAAIYLIMASPEYLVQR, via the coding sequence ATGGGATCCACGCCCTACCACCCGCCCGACACGCCCCCACCCCAGCCCATGCCGGTGCATGGCCTGCTGCGCGCGGGGGCGGCTTTGGCGGTGGGCAGCCTCAGTGCCTGCGGCGGTGGCGGCGAGGAAGACCCTTCCGGTGCCGGACGCCTGGCGGCGGCGCAATTCGAGTCGATGGACGAGGCCCGCGCATCCCGCCTGCTGAGCCAGGGCGGCTTGGGCGCCACCCCTGATGAGGTGGCCGCCGTGATGGCCGATGGCCCGCAGGCCTGGTTTGATGCCCAGCTGGCGTTGCCCTTGGGGCCGTCGATGTGGGACTGGGCCAGAGCCCGCGGCTTCGACAACGTCCTCTACGCTCAAAGCGACTACGGTCTGGACCAGACCCTGTGGTGGCGTCTGGCCACGGCGCCAGACGTCTTGCGTCAGCGCGTGGTGCTGGCCCTCAGCCAGATCTTTGTGGTCTCGCCCTTGAACATGGTGGCCTACTGGCGCCAGTTCGGTTGCATCGCCTGGTGGGAGTTGCTGGAGCGGCATTGTTTTGGCAACTTCCGTGAGCTGCTCACCCACGTCACCTTGTCGCCGGCGATGGGCGTGTACCTCAGCATGCGGGGCAGTGCCAAAGCCGATGGCACGGGCCGACAGCCTGACGAGAACTACGCCCGCGAACTGCTGCAGTTGTTCACCATCGGTTTGACGGCGCTGAACACCGACGGCACGCCGTCTGAGCTCGCGCAAGACACCTATGACGCCACCACCATCAGCGAGTTGGCCAAGGTGTTCACCGGTTGGGACGTGAACGGATTCAATCCCTTCAATCCCACGGGGCCGTTCGACTACTGGCGCGCGCCCATGGACTTCAATGCGCCGCGCTTTGATGGCAGCGACAAGCGTGTGCTGGGCACCACCATCTCTGCCAGCCTGTCGGGCCCCGAGGCCCTGGAGGCGGCGCTGGACGTGATCTTCGAGCACCCCAATGTGGGGCCGTTCATGGCGCGACAACTGATTCAACGGCTGGTGACCAGCAACCCCAGTCCGGCGTATGTGTCGCGCGTGGCTCGGGTGTTCAATGGTGAGGGCAGCGGTCAGGGCGTGCGGGGCGATTTGCGCGCCGTGATCAAGGCCGTGCTGGCCGATGAAGAGGCTCGCCCCGAACTGACGCCGGCCGTGCCGGGGGCGCCCAACAGCCTGAGCGACGGCAAGCTGCGCGAGCCTGTGTTGCGCCTGTTGCAGTGGCTGCGCCTGACGCGCGCCAGTTCGGTCACCTGGGATGTACCCGATCTGTCGGGCAGCGACTACCTGGGGCAGGCCCCCTTGCGGGCACCCTCGGTGTTCAATTTTTACCGGCCCGGTTACGTGCCGCCCAACACCGAAGTGGCCGTGCAAGGCCTGGTGGCGCCCGAGTTCCAGATCACCAACGAATCGTCGGTGATGGGCTACCTCAACTTCATGTGGGAGGTCTTGCGCACCGGTGGGCTGGGGGTGGTGACCCCCGACTACAGCGACTTCCTGCCCCTGGCCGACGACGTGCCGGCGCTGGTGGCCCGCCTGAACCTGTACCTGACCGGCCAGGCGCTGTCGGCGGCCACCGTCAGCACCATCGAGCAGGGTGTGCAGAGCATCCTGGGCAGTGCGCCGTCCGAACGCCTCAACCGCGTGCTGGCCGCGATCTACCTGATCATGGCCAGCCCCGAGTACCTGGTGCAGCGATGA
- the metE gene encoding 5-methyltetrahydropteroyltriglutamate--homocysteine S-methyltransferase produces MARTHLLGYPRIGAQRELKWALEAYWKSQRTDADEQALRQVGARLRQQHWQRQRDAGLDWVTVGDFAWYDTTLNLSAALGALPERFGLDPATLSLSQYFDLARGRADQPAMEMTKWFDTNYHFIVPEVNERTCCDGGVSWLLEEVAEAQALGHPVKVSLLGPVSWLWLAKCHGAAPDFDRLTLLPRVVAAYRRILQALDRQGVAWVQVDEPILTLELPPAWQAAFEPAYADLADLSAGDHGLKLMLATYFESAAGHAALAARLPVQGFHIDLVRAPQQLAAWRQVLPPEAVLSVGVIDGRNIWRTDLRKTLPVLQALHDSLGDRLWVAPSCSLLHVPVSLSGEQRLDAELRPWLAFASEKLDELQTLRRALHDGVAAVHDALSHSDAAVAARRASGRVRHPVVQQRLQRITPDMAQRRSPFGQRIAAQREALNLPLLPTTTIGSFPQTTEIRQARAAFKRGELSAMDYLQRMRTEIEHVVRQQEALGLDVLVHGEAERNDMVEYFGEQLWGYAFTEHGWVQSYGSRCVKPPILYGDVFRPEPMTVETTRYAQSLTDRPMKGMLTGPVTMLQWSFVRDDQPRETTALQLALAIRDEVQDLEKAGIQIIQIDEPAFREGLPLRRSDWAAYLDWAVQAFKISACGVGDATQIHTHMCYAEFNDILPSIAALDADVITIETSRSAMELLDGFGAFDYPNEIGPGVYDIHSPRVPTVEAMVRLLQRACEVIPCERLWVNPDCGLKTRGWPETEAALRHMVKAAEVLRLSQDVQLKLTVGNGV; encoded by the coding sequence ATGGCACGCACGCACCTCCTGGGCTACCCGCGCATCGGGGCCCAACGCGAACTGAAATGGGCCCTGGAGGCCTACTGGAAAAGCCAACGCACCGACGCCGATGAACAGGCTTTGCGCCAGGTGGGCGCCCGGTTGCGTCAACAGCATTGGCAACGCCAGCGCGACGCCGGCCTGGATTGGGTGACGGTGGGCGACTTCGCCTGGTACGACACCACGCTGAACCTGAGTGCCGCGCTGGGCGCCTTGCCAGAACGTTTTGGTCTCGACCCCGCCACGCTGAGCTTGTCGCAGTACTTCGATCTGGCGCGGGGGCGCGCCGACCAGCCTGCCATGGAGATGACCAAGTGGTTTGACACCAACTACCACTTCATCGTGCCCGAGGTGAATGAGCGCACCTGCTGTGATGGCGGCGTGTCGTGGCTGCTGGAGGAGGTGGCCGAGGCCCAGGCCCTGGGCCACCCGGTGAAGGTGAGCCTGCTGGGCCCGGTGAGCTGGTTGTGGCTGGCCAAGTGCCATGGGGCGGCCCCTGATTTTGACCGGCTCACGCTGTTGCCCCGCGTGGTGGCCGCTTACCGCCGCATCTTGCAGGCGCTGGACCGCCAGGGCGTGGCCTGGGTGCAGGTCGATGAGCCCATCCTCACGCTGGAGCTGCCACCTGCCTGGCAGGCGGCCTTCGAGCCCGCGTACGCGGATCTGGCCGATCTGTCTGCCGGGGACCATGGCCTCAAGCTGATGCTGGCCACCTACTTCGAGTCGGCCGCCGGGCATGCCGCCCTGGCGGCACGCCTGCCGGTGCAGGGCTTTCACATCGACCTGGTGCGCGCACCTCAGCAACTGGCCGCATGGCGGCAGGTGCTGCCGCCCGAGGCCGTGCTGTCGGTGGGCGTGATCGACGGGCGCAACATCTGGCGCACCGACCTGCGCAAAACCCTGCCTGTGCTGCAGGCCCTGCACGACAGCCTGGGCGATCGCCTGTGGGTGGCGCCATCGTGCTCGCTGCTGCATGTGCCTGTGAGCCTGTCTGGCGAGCAACGGCTGGACGCCGAGTTGCGCCCATGGCTGGCCTTTGCCAGCGAGAAGCTCGATGAGTTGCAGACCCTGCGTCGCGCGCTGCATGACGGTGTGGCCGCCGTGCACGATGCCTTGTCCCACAGCGATGCGGCGGTCGCCGCCCGTCGCGCTTCGGGGCGTGTGCGCCATCCGGTGGTGCAGCAGCGATTGCAGCGCATCACGCCCGACATGGCGCAACGCCGCTCGCCGTTCGGGCAGCGCATCGCGGCCCAGCGCGAGGCTTTGAACCTGCCCCTGCTGCCCACCACCACGATCGGCTCTTTCCCGCAAACGACCGAGATCCGGCAGGCCCGCGCCGCCTTCAAGCGGGGCGAGCTCAGTGCCATGGATTACCTGCAGCGCATGCGCACCGAAATCGAGCACGTGGTGCGCCAGCAAGAGGCCTTGGGCCTGGACGTGCTGGTGCACGGTGAGGCCGAACGCAACGACATGGTCGAGTACTTCGGCGAGCAGCTCTGGGGCTATGCCTTCACCGAGCATGGCTGGGTGCAAAGTTATGGTTCACGCTGCGTGAAGCCGCCCATCCTGTATGGCGATGTGTTCCGACCCGAGCCGATGACGGTGGAGACCACCCGCTACGCCCAGTCGCTGACCGACCGGCCCATGAAGGGCATGCTGACCGGGCCCGTGACCATGCTGCAGTGGTCGTTTGTGCGCGATGACCAGCCGCGCGAGACCACCGCACTGCAGTTGGCCCTGGCCATCCGCGACGAGGTGCAGGACCTGGAGAAGGCCGGGATACAGATCATCCAGATCGACGAGCCGGCCTTCCGTGAGGGCCTGCCACTGCGGCGCAGCGACTGGGCCGCTTACCTGGACTGGGCTGTGCAGGCCTTCAAGATCAGCGCCTGTGGCGTGGGCGACGCCACCCAGATCCACACGCACATGTGCTACGCCGAGTTCAACGACATCCTGCCCAGCATCGCCGCCCTGGATGCGGACGTGATCACCATCGAGACCTCACGCTCGGCCATGGAGCTGCTGGATGGTTTCGGTGCCTTCGATTACCCCAATGAGATCGGGCCGGGCGTGTATGACATTCACTCCCCACGGGTGCCGACCGTCGAGGCCATGGTGCGTTTATTGCAACGGGCATGTGAGGTGATCCCGTGCGAGCGCTTGTGGGTCAACCCCGACTGCGGGCTCAAAACCCGCGGCTGGCCAGAAACCGAGGCCGCTTTGAGGCACATGGTGAAGGCCGCCGAGGTGTTGAGGCTGTCGCAAGATGTTCAATTGAAGTTAACTGTTGGTAACGGCGTTTGA
- a CDS encoding ABC transporter ATP-binding protein — protein sequence MSAITSPTPLVQLRGLRKGYNLGMPNELEVLHGLNLRINQGEFAALIGPSGSGKSTLLNVLGLLERATSGEYLLRGQAVQHLPDDELTRLRRDVLGFVFQFHHLLPAFTALENVSLPVLMRDGHVAKPHLARARELLDAVGLSAAMDRKPAQLSGGMQQRVAIARALMLQPALVLADEPTGNLDTASSAEVFALMRRIHQDVGTTFLIVTHDPRLAARCDRVIELVDGQVHRDGATNQT from the coding sequence ATGAGCGCCATCACCTCACCCACCCCCCTGGTGCAATTGCGAGGTTTGCGCAAGGGCTACAACCTCGGGATGCCCAACGAGCTTGAGGTGCTGCATGGGCTGAACCTGCGCATCAACCAGGGTGAATTTGCCGCGCTGATCGGCCCATCGGGCTCAGGCAAAAGCACCTTGCTGAATGTGCTGGGCCTGCTGGAGCGGGCCACCTCCGGCGAGTACCTCTTGCGCGGTCAGGCCGTTCAGCACCTGCCCGACGACGAACTCACGCGACTGAGGCGCGATGTGCTGGGCTTCGTGTTTCAGTTTCATCACCTGCTGCCCGCCTTCACCGCGCTGGAGAACGTGAGCCTGCCGGTGCTGATGCGCGATGGGCATGTGGCCAAGCCGCACCTGGCGCGTGCGCGCGAGTTGCTGGACGCCGTGGGCCTCAGCGCTGCGATGGACCGCAAACCGGCGCAACTGTCTGGCGGCATGCAGCAGCGCGTGGCCATCGCGCGGGCCTTGATGCTGCAACCTGCGCTGGTGCTGGCCGATGAGCCCACCGGCAACCTCGACACGGCCTCGTCGGCCGAGGTGTTTGCGCTGATGCGCCGGATTCACCAGGACGTGGGCACCACCTTCCTGATCGTCACCCACGATCCTCGGCTGGCCGCCCGCTGTGATCGGGTCATCGAGCTGGTGGACGGGCAGGTGCACCGCGACGGCGCGACGAACCAGACATGA
- a CDS encoding ABC transporter permease, with protein MSSALGFEWQVATRFLREGRFQSLLIIVGVAAGVAVVAYISALVTGLQRNTLNKTLGAQAHVVVSPLDERVTPAWPTSEGVRFSDTQARAQRLRTIANWPAVAEALARRPGIVAVSPMAAGAALARRGEATRAIALNGVQIDRYDRIVNLRDKVVAGRLQLGPGEAIVGNTLADDLGVQVGDRILIVTNGRSETLRLTALVDLGVKDLNRRVVLVPLRTAQSLLDLAGGATQIDLRLDDVWAAKSLAQALARELPNQVESWQDTNAQLVSALNAQSVSTTLIRVVVMVVVVLGIASVLVVSVVQKQREIGILRAMGSTRGQILRVFLLQGAVVGAVGSVLGVVLAAGLLKGFSTFVKGADGQPLFVVSLPPEMALQVIVLAFVAGILAAVAPARRAARMDPAQAIRM; from the coding sequence ATGAGCAGTGCGCTGGGTTTCGAGTGGCAGGTGGCCACCCGCTTCTTGCGAGAAGGACGCTTTCAGAGCCTGCTGATCATCGTGGGCGTGGCCGCCGGTGTGGCGGTGGTGGCCTACATTTCCGCCTTGGTGACCGGCCTGCAGCGCAACACCCTGAACAAGACCCTGGGCGCGCAGGCCCATGTGGTCGTCAGCCCGCTGGACGAGCGCGTCACACCAGCCTGGCCGACCTCGGAGGGGGTGCGCTTCAGCGACACCCAGGCCCGCGCGCAGCGCTTGCGCACCATCGCCAACTGGCCGGCCGTGGCGGAGGCGCTGGCCCGTCGTCCGGGGATCGTGGCGGTGTCGCCCATGGCCGCGGGGGCGGCCCTGGCCCGGCGTGGCGAAGCCACCCGTGCCATTGCGCTCAATGGCGTGCAGATTGATCGCTACGACCGCATCGTGAACCTGCGCGACAAGGTGGTGGCAGGCCGGCTGCAACTGGGCCCGGGCGAGGCCATCGTGGGCAACACCCTGGCCGACGACCTCGGGGTGCAAGTGGGCGATCGCATCCTGATCGTCACCAACGGGCGCAGTGAAACCCTGCGCCTGACCGCCCTGGTGGACCTGGGCGTGAAAGACCTCAACCGCCGGGTGGTGCTGGTGCCCTTGCGCACGGCACAAAGCCTGCTGGACCTGGCCGGTGGCGCCACGCAGATCGATCTGCGCCTGGATGACGTGTGGGCGGCCAAGTCCCTGGCCCAGGCCCTGGCGCGGGAGTTGCCCAATCAGGTCGAAAGCTGGCAGGACACCAACGCGCAACTGGTGTCGGCCCTGAATGCGCAGTCGGTCAGCACCACGCTGATCCGCGTGGTGGTGATGGTGGTCGTGGTGCTGGGCATCGCCAGCGTGCTGGTGGTGTCGGTGGTGCAAAAACAGCGCGAGATCGGCATCCTGCGGGCCATGGGCAGCACACGCGGGCAGATCCTGCGGGTGTTCTTGCTGCAGGGCGCGGTGGTGGGGGCCGTGGGCTCGGTGCTGGGGGTGGTGTTGGCCGCAGGCTTGCTCAAGGGCTTTTCCACCTTCGTGAAAGGGGCCGATGGCCAGCCGCTGTTCGTGGTCAGCCTGCCCCCCGAGATGGCCTTGCAGGTGATCGTGCTGGCCTTTGTGGCCGGCATCCTGGCGGCCGTGGCCCCAGCGCGGCGAGCGGCCCGCATGGACCCGGCTCAGGCCATCCGCATGTGA
- a CDS encoding efflux RND transporter periplasmic adaptor subunit has product MSADHSPRPARAVWVRRLAWVGLLLALIAAGAWWAMRPVVVEVVRPQVQDLSRTLQFTGRVESRERVDLGVTVTGRVEAVQVREGDRVQAGQVLITLEQDESRAAQAQAEATLAQANATLQAARAELKRVRELVSQGFFSQANLDEALRGERVARAQQGAAQAALTVSRARQSQTTVRAPADGQVLVRQVEPGQIVQAGKALLTLAVDGATELVASVDERFLSQLQVGQRGKVVADAFPTQPFDAVVARLAPSVNAQTGAVEVTMSVPTPEPAFLREDMTLSIEVLTGQRQGALVLPLQAVRERQARDGREEGTVMVLRDGRAVPVPVVLGLSNLSQVEVTAGLTDDTTVLMDPTVAEGTRVRARVAP; this is encoded by the coding sequence ATGAGCGCTGATCACTCCCCGCGTCCGGCCCGAGCTGTTTGGGTGCGCCGCCTGGCCTGGGTGGGCCTGTTGCTGGCGCTGATCGCCGCCGGTGCCTGGTGGGCCATGCGCCCCGTCGTGGTGGAGGTGGTTCGGCCCCAGGTGCAAGACCTGAGTCGCACCTTGCAGTTCACCGGGCGGGTTGAGAGCCGAGAGCGCGTTGACCTGGGGGTGACCGTGACCGGGCGTGTCGAGGCGGTGCAGGTTCGCGAGGGCGATCGCGTGCAGGCCGGGCAGGTGCTGATCACACTGGAGCAGGACGAATCGCGCGCCGCACAGGCGCAGGCCGAGGCCACCTTGGCCCAGGCCAACGCCACCCTGCAGGCCGCGCGGGCCGAACTCAAGCGGGTGCGTGAGCTGGTGTCGCAGGGCTTTTTCAGCCAGGCCAACCTGGATGAGGCGCTGCGAGGCGAGCGGGTGGCCCGTGCGCAGCAGGGGGCGGCCCAGGCCGCGCTGACGGTGTCGCGTGCGCGGCAGTCTCAAACCACGGTGCGTGCGCCCGCTGATGGACAGGTGCTGGTGCGGCAGGTCGAGCCTGGGCAGATCGTGCAGGCGGGCAAGGCCCTGCTGACCCTGGCGGTGGACGGCGCGACCGAGTTGGTGGCGTCGGTGGATGAGCGATTCTTGTCTCAGTTGCAGGTGGGGCAGCGCGGCAAGGTGGTGGCCGATGCGTTTCCCACCCAGCCATTTGATGCCGTGGTGGCCCGCCTGGCGCCGTCGGTGAACGCCCAGACCGGCGCGGTGGAGGTGACCATGAGCGTGCCCACCCCTGAGCCCGCGTTTCTGCGTGAGGACATGACCCTGTCGATCGAGGTGCTGACCGGGCAGCGGCAAGGTGCGCTGGTGCTGCCGCTGCAGGCGGTGCGCGAGCGTCAGGCGCGCGACGGGCGCGAGGAAGGCACCGTGATGGTGTTGCGCGACGGACGCGCAGTGCCGGTGCCGGTGGTGCTGGGCTTGAGCAACCTCTCGCAGGTGGAAGTGACTGCTGGGCTGACAGACGACACCACGGTGCTGATGGACCCCACCGTGGCCGAAGGCACCCGCGTGCGAGCCCGGGTGGCGCCATGA
- a CDS encoding DUF4394 domain-containing protein, whose protein sequence is MIVFRPAHRRALTSLASLASLTAVALLSACSLPKVDLSQWLPSRDEGTPRKEIMVAVTEGHELIRFNAGQPGRIVSRATITGLPAGDALVGIDYRVARGVLYALSRQGQLYTLDADTGALTPVGNTPVPLVGEHFGFDFNPAADRIRVVSDTGLNLRLHPDTGAIAARDPYLTYQWQSANPRVAAAGYTYNQTNDKLTTNYAIDLANGNLLTQGSVEGQVPAVSPNTGTLRPVGSLGLGALEDASMDITDTDNTALGALRTAGRTSLHLIDLGNGQTRRLGQIADGQPLRGVAIVP, encoded by the coding sequence ATGATCGTCTTTCGGCCTGCTCACCGTCGAGCCCTGACCTCTTTGGCCTCACTGGCCTCACTGACCGCCGTGGCCCTGCTGAGCGCCTGCAGCCTGCCGAAGGTCGACCTGAGCCAGTGGCTGCCATCGCGCGATGAGGGCACGCCGCGCAAGGAAATCATGGTGGCCGTCACCGAGGGGCATGAGTTGATTCGCTTCAATGCGGGCCAGCCAGGCCGCATCGTGTCGCGCGCAACCATCACCGGGCTGCCAGCGGGCGATGCCTTGGTGGGCATCGACTACCGCGTGGCGCGCGGCGTGCTTTACGCTTTGTCGCGCCAGGGGCAGCTCTACACGCTGGACGCCGACACCGGGGCGCTCACCCCGGTGGGCAACACCCCGGTGCCGCTCGTGGGTGAGCACTTCGGCTTTGACTTCAATCCCGCGGCCGATCGCATCCGCGTGGTCAGCGACACGGGGCTGAACCTGCGGCTGCACCCGGACACGGGCGCCATCGCCGCACGCGACCCCTACCTCACCTACCAATGGCAGTCGGCCAACCCACGCGTGGCGGCGGCGGGCTACACCTACAACCAGACCAACGACAAGCTCACCACCAACTACGCCATCGACCTGGCCAATGGCAACCTGCTGACGCAGGGCTCGGTGGAGGGGCAGGTGCCAGCCGTGTCGCCCAACACGGGCACATTGCGGCCGGTGGGCTCGCTGGGGCTGGGGGCGCTGGAAGACGCCTCCATGGACATCACCGACACCGACAACACGGCGCTGGGGGCCTTGCGCACGGCGGGACGCACCAGCCTGCACCTCATCGATCTGGGCAACGGCCAAACCCGGCGCCTGGGCCAGATCGCCGACGGCCAGCCACTGCGCGGCGTGGCCATCGTGCCCTGA
- a CDS encoding dienelactone hydrolase family protein, with protein sequence MSQMIQFARPDGQQTPAYLVEGPAGRPGIVLIQEWWGLNDHIKGVAERLGSLGYTVLAPDLFRGRTTTSADEANHMMTGLDFADATHQDLQGAVNFLATQGPSSGAPVGVMGFCMGGALTVAAAVHVKGLKAAVCFYGIPPAEFANPAAIRIPFQGHFAQQDDWCTPAAVDALVQAMAGAPTPPEVHRYPAQHAFFNHSRPEVYDAACAEQAWSRMQVFWQAQLG encoded by the coding sequence ATGAGCCAGATGATTCAATTCGCGCGCCCCGATGGTCAACAGACGCCGGCCTACCTTGTCGAGGGGCCTGCCGGTCGACCCGGCATCGTGCTGATCCAGGAGTGGTGGGGCCTCAATGACCACATCAAGGGGGTGGCCGAGCGGCTGGGCAGCCTGGGCTACACCGTGCTGGCGCCCGATTTGTTCCGTGGGCGCACCACCACCTCGGCCGACGAGGCCAACCACATGATGACGGGGCTGGACTTTGCCGACGCCACGCACCAGGATCTGCAAGGCGCGGTGAACTTCCTGGCCACCCAGGGCCCTTCATCCGGGGCGCCGGTGGGGGTGATGGGCTTTTGCATGGGGGGCGCCCTGACTGTGGCCGCCGCCGTGCATGTGAAGGGGCTGAAGGCGGCGGTGTGCTTTTACGGCATTCCGCCGGCAGAGTTCGCCAACCCGGCGGCCATCCGGATTCCGTTTCAAGGCCATTTTGCACAGCAGGACGACTGGTGCACTCCGGCGGCGGTGGATGCGCTGGTGCAGGCCATGGCCGGCGCACCCACACCGCCAGAGGTGCATCGCTATCCGGCGCAGCACGCGTTTTTCAACCACAGCCGCCCTGAGGTGTACGACGCCGCCTGCGCCGAACAGGCCTGGTCGCGCATGCAGGTCTTCTGGCAGGCGCAGCTGGGCTGA